From Acinonyx jubatus isolate Ajub_Pintada_27869175 chromosome E2, VMU_Ajub_asm_v1.0, whole genome shotgun sequence:
ctgggtctgagggaggaggggctgggggcctggactcctgggtccaagggaggagagggctgggaaTAGGGACCCTCAGAGTcctgagagatgagaaaactCGGGGCGAGGCATCAGGGACCCCGTGTTTGAAGTGAATTTCTTGctatcttttctctttgctcctgGGGGTGggatcaaaaccacagtaagcaCTAAAAACTGCTTATCCCGTAAGTCTGCTCCTTGTTAAGAGGCATCAACCAAGACGGTCCCTTCGTTTATTCTAAGAACCGCCAAATGTTCCAGGGTATTCCGACCAGACAGTGTGGACAGAATAGCTAGGCTCCCCACCATCATAACAGACAGACTTCCTCCCCTGAAATCTGTGGGCTCTACCCCCAGACTGGTTGCTGGGGCAAGGCTGGGACTGGCCATGGCCCTGCTGTAAGGtgctttatttttcctgcctCCTAATGATCCCAACCCAGCCTGTCCTGTAGTCCAGGACTTAAAGGCATCTGACACCTAATTATTTTTCATCCCATGAATCACATGCCTCTTCTTAGTGTTTTGAGCGTTAACACATGAAATAATTAGAGCTACACTATAACCTaatggcagctttttttttttttttgtcctggattaatctttgaaaacattttggggggtgcctgagtggctcagtcgattaagcatccaacttcggctcatgtcgtgatctcacagttggggagttggggccccacgttgggctcgctgctgtcagcaacgagcccgctttggatccgctgtgtctctctctctacccctcccccacccccccaaaaataaacaaacattaaaaaaaattttgggggggtggtTTCTAAAAGGTCAGAATACTCTTCCTAATCTAGACAAATTGTTTTCGCTTCACATTTGCATTAACTGTTCCTAGTTGTTTCAGTTCTCATTGTAGTATTTTCTcgattcaaaataaaaactcacttACAGAAACAGCACCAAGTCGGAAAGCACAAAAAGGGCACCTTTGCTTCTTGTTGCATACATATCTGGAAAGCTCACCTATAGACGAAATAGAATTTTCAGCCAGGAACAAGAAATCTGAATGAAAGGCACGTCTTAGTCGTGGCAGTGGCAGGGCCACGTGGGTCGGCCATAACGGCAATCTGCGCCTTCAGAGTTGAGGCTCATGCACACATTCGGGGATGCTGGAAGGAACCCTGAAGCCGGCATTTCTCTCTTCGGCCTTCCAGAAGGCCATGGAGGGGCCGGTGCTGTGATGTGATCAGAGGGAGGCGCCCGGGCTGGGCAGGAACCACTGCAAGTGAGGGTGATGAGATCACGTTGCCTCCCCAGTGCCTATGGCCACCGGGTGGGTGCTGGGGCAGGAGCCAGACTGGGAACATGGGAGGCCATTCGGACAGGGAGAGAACTTCAGTGGGTGATGGCCAAGGGTCTGACCTCCTAGCCTGGCTGGAGAAGAAGAGATTCCACAGCTCAATGAGAGAAAAGTGTCAACGAGGCCTCTTGAGGACGGGCTGCCCATCTTGCCTCGCACGACGCGTACCACAAACACCGGCTACGTCCCTGGGCTCACACCCCACCCGCCTCCCGTTTGCTCGCCGCGTGCCAGCCTGCGCATGCGCACCTCCCAGGCCTGCCTCTTCTCCGGGGCCAAGGGGGCGCGGCCTTCCTTCGGGTTCATCCAATGAGCTCATCAGATGCTTTCACATCGACCAATGGGGCTTCGAGTGACCCGCTGGGCGAAGCTGGCCCCGCCTTCCGTGCCTCCGAGAGGCAAAACGAAGGCCAAGTGGAACGAGAAAGCCGTTCCGGGCCGTTCCTTCGGCTCTGTTAGGATTCTTGTGAGATTATCCAAAGCCAGGTGGAATTTGGGTCCCTtaaagagaaaagggggggggggggctggggatcCTGGGtcctgaggaaggaggaaggtgggcGCCAGGACTCTTGGGCCTGagaggggtggaggctgggggcccTGCGGGAAATGGCGGCGGCTGGAACCCAAACGCCTGGATCCCTAGATAGAACAGGGCGGGGATCTCAGAATTCCGAGTTCggggggtggggactgggggCTGAGAATCCCCGGCCTCGGGAGAACGTAGGTTTGAACCCGGCCTCCCCAGTGTGCGGGAGCAGGGGCCTGTGGGCCGGACTCCCGGATCCCGTGGTTGGAGGGTACTGAGTTGTTGACGTCCTCTGTCCTCGGGGGACAGGTGTTTGGGTCGGAGAGTTGCAGCTGCGGAAACTGAGGCGCAGTGAACGCGTTATGTGGTGCAAACTTGCAGGCTCGACCGGGACACGCCGACGCTGGAGGTCACGGTCTTCTGTAGCGCAGACGCGCCCGTACTTGCCAGACGGTCCCTGCAATCTCGTTTTCTGATCCTGAGCCGCGCTTCCAGCCCTCTCTAAAGGACGCCATGGGTACCCGTCGTGCCCAGAGTTTGTTGTTCCTTCTCCTCCTGGGAGCCGCCTCCTTGGCCTGTAAGAACgggggccagggggtggggagagctggtTCACAGGGGATGGATCGCTGGTAAAGGAGGGCTGACGGGGGCCCCACAGAGAAGAGCAGGCGCTCACCCAGATCTCCTTTTCTCCCCAGCGGTGCAAAACTTAAATTGTCACAAGGGCGTGTTCACCAGTATAGAAGAGGACCCAAGCAGTATGTTTAACTGGACCACGGAGAAGGTTGAGAGTTGTGAGGGCGGGTCATTCTGCCAGGAATCCCTTCTGATGGTCAAAGCAGGTGAAATGAGAAAGGGCGGGAGGAGGGGTGAGTATGTCCGGGTCAGTGCTGCTCCCACCCACTCCCCGAAACCTCAGGCCCACCCTCCGCTTTCTTCCCCACCCCGTCTCCTAACAGGGGCCAAGACCGCAGTTTTGGCCACTAAGGGCTGCATCTACGATGGGACGCAGGCGGTGACGTATGTCcagcactccccacccccaggcataATCACAGTCTCCTACACCAGCTATTGTGAGGATTCCTTTTGCAACGGCAGAAAGGACCTCCAGGAGCTCTGGAGGCCGGCAGAGACCCTAGAAGCCTCGAGAGGTGAGAGATGGGGACGCGGAGAAACCATCTGAGCCCCTGCAAAGATGGTATGcctcctttctctgtgtccttatTTGGCTCAGGCCCTTGGGGggccacacacagaaaaagaaccTCAGACCTTCCGCCAGGCTTTTTCTTGGGTCTAAACGCCACTCGGAGCACCGGGACGTCAACGAAGGCTGGGGTATAAGTTggcttttgtgtttatttatttatttatttttttaacgtttatttatttttgggaaacaaacagaaaccgtgtgcgagcgggggaggggcagagggagagggagacacagaatctgaagcagaatctgcagctgacagctcagagccccatgagggTCTCAggctcaggaacagtgagatcatgacctggctgcttaagcgactgagccaccaggtgccccatggcttttgtatttattaagcaATAAAGTGTCCGTGGAGGTTTCTGAGCAGGGCGGGGTGGCCTAATCAGTCTGGCAGTTACTGCTTCCCCAGTTCCCCAATGTGGCCAATGTGGCCGGGGGCCTATAGCAATCTGGCCCTGCCTGCTCTCAGctcacttccttctctctcctccccctttaCTGTGgtccagtggggggaggggggctggtaTTCAAAATGCTGAAGTGTAGATCCGGTCCTGGCCCAACCAGAATGGGTGCTGGCCACAAAGACCGGCCCAGCCCTCCTGTGCCCACCAACCACTGCCAGCCCTGCAGTGTCTCCCAGTCCCGGAAAGCCACCCGGCTGGCTCCCACCTCCGGGCCTTTGTCCTCGCCGATTCCTTTGctaccccacccacccctccacttTCACGCAGCTAACTAACCTCTGTTCACCCTTCACCTCAACTCAGGTGTCCACTCTGCGAAAATACTCGGCAAATTGTTCCGGAGAGTTAGGTTGTCCTCCACTCCTTTGCCATCATACCTTGGATGCAGTGCCTACTGAGATGTATTATAATTCCTGACACATCCTTCTCCTTCTAGACAAGGGTCCTCGATGGCAGGAACCGTGTCCTTTTCATCTCTGTCTCCACACCCAAGCACACAGTTTGGAAGTCACAATGGATGGGTTCTGACAGCGAAGAAAAACAGCTGGAGAAGCcagcggcggggcgggggggggggggggtacagggtggggggaggtggcagTGATAGGTCGTGACTGCTGTGGTGTCAGCAGCAAAGActtgggaaaggaagggaagcaagaagaGACAACTCCAGAGGCCAGACACACCCTGATTGTCCCTCTGTTTCCCCTCCAGCTCCCAGTACATCAGTACCCTTCTACTGCCCAACCTGTGTGGCTTTGGGGACCTGTGTGactgctccttcccttccctgtcccaaTGATACAACTCAGTGCTACCAAGGAAGACTTCAGATCACTGGAGGTAAACTGAACATCTGGTGGTTTCAGAGGCTGGAAACCCAGACATCTGAGTGGATCCAAGAGGTTCTGATACTCAGGGTTCTAGGAATGAGGGAGGAATGATTCCTCTCTGATTTCCCAAAACATCTATGTGTCTCCCCGACCTTTCTTCTTCCACAGGAGGCATCAATTCTTTTTTGGAGGTGAAAGGTTGTACATCCATAACTGGTTGCAGGCTGATGGCTGGGTTCTTTACCATAGGACCCATGTGGGTGAAGGAAGTTTGTCCGTACCAGTCTCTCCCTCAACCCCGAAAGACTGAAAATGGGGCCACCAggcttcctgtttcagtttggaggttcgagctgctgctgctgctgttactgCAATAACTAACTTGTCCATTGTTCCTGTGGAGACACTTCTGGTCCTGGATCACAGGACACCTCTTTTGACCGGGAGCCTTCTGACTGCTGGTCACCAACAAGTTGAGGTTTGAAGAAAGGAGCGTTCTTGTGgttgtgttttatatttctaataaagTTTCTACTGTAATTTGTGTATACCTCAAGACTAGAAGTGGAATTTTAGTGCTGAAAGGGCCCTTAAAATTCATCGTATCCAACCCACACGTTTtgcagaaagggaggcagagatcTGGAAAACTTTAGTGAGTTTCTCACACGGATGTAGCTCTGGGCAGAGCAAGACCAGAACTTTGATACTTCGACCTAAAGTCTGGTTTTGCTTTCGCTTTATTGGTCACCTTCTCTTGCTGGCTGGGCAAGAGATCGGCATCAGACTCCTCCAGAGCACTCCCGGCCCAACCTTACGGCCACAGTTGGCTGTTTTGGTTCTAACATTTCCCTGGGAGGTATAGCAGAGTTTGAAAAATCAGACTCCAAACTCTTCCGTTACATAACGGGCCCCCTCTCCTATGTCCTGTCTCTTGCCCCTTTACAtcatcccttcccttctctgctgcCTACATCATCATCTTCAGTGGGCAGAGGGAACGCAGGAGGCAGCTGGGGCCTAGCAGGGTATGAGGACTGGGGGCCTGGGACTCTTAAGACTTGTTTTGAGCTTCtcatgcttgtttatttattactcAAGAACACATAAAACCCATCTTAGAAAAGACTCCAATGACATAGGAGCTtatagagaaaagtaaaataaaaaggtggGGTAAGGGTAAGGAGgaacagatatttattgttttctttgaatagcTTTATCGAGGCTTAATTGACATAGTCAATTGCACCAGGGGTGGAAGGAGACTTAATGTGAACGATTGACCCCTCCCACAAAGGACAGGGGAGTCTGGCCATAGTATAGTCCAGCCAAGTTCTTTCTAGAAAGTTCTCTGGTTCTAAACCAACTCTTTTTGAGTTAGAACCCCACTCCAGCTAATTCTTCATCTTTGTCACTAGGCCTCCAGCTCCCCATTGTGTCAGTTTGCCAGTTTGCAGAAGAAATCACAAACAACTCAGATTTGTTCATGAGGGGACTTAAGAGTTTCTGAACGATAAGTATTCAGAGCCATGGCTGGCAAACGCCATCtagagcaaaaaaataaaaataaagaaaacaaaaaacaaaaaagccaagtAGACGTTTCCCATAGGACAATGGCTTTCTGATGGCACTGAAGACAGTGACAGGAGAAATCCCTGAGTGGATGGAAGAATGACACCATTTTCTAAAAGCTGGCCTGTGGATTATTCTGGTATCTTGCAAATCCTATGTATCATATGCCACAGAACTTCAGGCAGCATGGGCAAATTTCTCAGGGCACAAACCCAAGTGTGTAAACTTTCCAATAACATATTTAGgtaaatatacataatgtaagaatattacaatatattatttatttttaggatacCTTTGTTTATCACGATCCCTCATCCAACCCAGTGGTAGGCAGAAACTCAACCAGTTTGAATAAACTCAGCCGCCCCGGGGTTTTCTCCAGTCACTTCCAATTTCAGCTCCGTCAGTTCAGGGCTTTCTCCTTTTCTACCCTCCTCACTCGGGGCGTGGCTACAGGACTggtgggaaggaggtgagggtCTGGTTTTCGCCTCTCTGCTGCTCATGTCCAAGTGCCTGCGGTTGCCTGGCAGCTGGCTCCCGTTCCTGTTGGTGCCCACCGGGAACCTCCAAACCTGTCTGGGCACCAATGGGCACCCACGCGGGTCCCCTCGGCTCTGTCATCCCTTTCGGCTACATCGGGGTCTCTCCCAATGGCTTTCGAGTGCCACCGCGGTGCTTCAGGAGCATAGGAAACTTTCGGAGTGGTGGGTATGTCCCTAATCTTGACTGTGGTAAGAGTGAAGCTTCTCAAGGTATACACAGGTCAAAAGTCATCAAGTGTTATGCTCTGAATATATGCAGTACACTGCTTGGCCATCACGCCTCCATAAAGttgtaaaaaccaaaaagaaagcgAGCACCAACCGTCACACGGTAACAGTTTGTTTCTCAGTCCTTCCTTAAATTACCATTTCTTGACGAGTGAGAGCAGAGATGGAGGAGAGGGCTGTTACACCAAGAAAATTAACTCTGTGTTCGCTGGCCTGCCAGATGCCAAGCCATCCCGTTCCTTCCTACTGTCCCCAGTGAGTCAACTGGCTTCTTCTCAACACAGGAAAATCTCCGGGATGTTCCCCTCCACTTCTCTGCTCTCAAAGCCAGCGTCGGCCTGGCCTCGGGAGGCGACCGAAGGGCTCCCTTCTGTGAATCGGCAGCACTTCCTTGCGTCCATTCCTCCTTAACCTTCCGTCGGCCGTGTGGAACAACACTGCGCGGTATCTCGGCATTTCTTGGTGCCATCCCAGAACTGAAGGTCCTCCATGTGCTCCCACATCCTAGGCCAAAACCATAATCTCAGCGTGTGTCTAGCCTGAGAACGTGGAGTCTCTGGTCCTAATCAAATATCACTCGCCGGTGTTTTGCTTCTGTGCCTTCAGCATCACGCGATCACATGCTACGTTTCCTTGTCGTCAGCACCAACCAATCTCCTTTAAAAGCCCcttcatcaggggcgcctgggtggctcggtctgttaagcgcgattttggctcaggtcattatctcatggctcctgagtttgagccccacatcgggtcctCTGCTGTCAGGggtggagcccatttcagatcctctgtcttcctctctctgcccttctcccgctctcgtgtgtgcacacacactctctctctctctcaaaaataaacattaaacaatttttttaattaaaaaaaaaaatagaagtcctTTCATCAGTTTATAACTTCACACTTGCCCACTGCCTTCTTCTCCATTATTTACTGTTACTACTCAGTACCTGGCTCTCTCTCCTTAACCACCTCCCCTCTACtgacctttttctttctgtcctcttcctCATTGTCATCACAAGTCCATTGAAAATACtgtaccatggaatactacttggcaatgagaaagaatgaaatcctgccatttgcagcaacgtggatggaactggaaagtattaggctgagtgaaataagtcagtcggagaaagacagatgtcatatgttttcactcatatgtggatcttgagacacttaacagaagaccatgggggaagggaaggggaaaaaatagttacaaacagagagggagggaggcaaatcacaagagactcttaaatacagagaacaaactgagagtggatggggaggggaggaatgggtgatgggcattgaggagggcgcttgttgggatgagcactgggtgttgtatgtgggTGAcaaaccacaggaatctaccccaaaaaccaaaagcacacttcacacactgtatgttagccagtctgacaataaattatattaaaaaaataaaaataaaaataaatatggaaggggctattaaagcagaaagaaaagaaaagaatgtaccAACCTTGAAATGTCAATTAAATGCCTCCCACATTGAACAACTATAATATAAAGGAAGAGAGTAATAGGATCTGTATAGTGGTAAAATTTCTACATTATGCTTGAAATGGTAAAATTCTGATTCTAAAGAGATTGTGAAAAGTTAAGTATGAATATTATACTCCCTTGAGCAATCACTAGAAATATGACACAAGGGTAATTATTAATGACCAATTATTATAAAAGACCAGTAAGTTAAAATTACAAGAGACCTATTATTAAAAGATCAATaatcagaatagattaaaaacatGAGCCAACCATAAACTGTCTATAAGAAATCATTGCAAATACAATGATGCAGGTAGGAGAGaagcaaaatgataaaatgctACACTTGTACTTCTACCTCAAATGGAGTAACAGGGACTGGATTTATTTTCCTACATAAAACAGccaaaaaagcagagaaaatacatgaaataataattttcttttaaaacatttttttagtgtttatttttgagagagagagagacaagagagaaatggagacacagaatccgaagcaggctccaggctctgagctgtcggcacagagcctgatgcggggctcgaacccacaagccatgagatcatgacctgagctgaagttggatgcttaactgactgagccacccaggcaccctgaaataacaatttaaaaacaacaaaggacAGTAATCCTTGAgaaatgggaaaggaaacaagGCAAACCCTATCAATTACATCAACTTTCTGTCTTGAGAGTTTCCAGACCATGGTACAGGGAGCGAGAactcagggggtgcctggctccCTGTCTGAGTTGAGGATAATCCAGAACTCAGAATCTAAGGAAATCGAGGCAGCTAGAGTTTGCAGGACAGAATGCCACTGCGGAGAGAACAATGTAGAGAGAGAACTCTGGAGATCCGCAGAGGGTCCCCCTTGACCGTGCAGCTGAGTGCTAATCATCACATATGTGTGAGAAAACTAGCAGGACTGGGGTAAAAACAACCTGAAAGGATCAGACATGAGTCCTGGCACTCACGTAGGGCAGGGAATAATGACTGTTGCCAGAGTATTGAATTGAATTGATTCATAACCCCTGATTTGCCAGAATTGAAATATTCATAACCCCTGGGGCACTGGACTCAGGAACCTCTTGCCTCAGTAATAGAAATAATTAGCCCCAGGCAAGCAGTGTTCCAGACCTGCCTAACAAATCataaaagcaagacccaaaagtatcaaactgtttccaaatagCTAAACCGAATTCTAGAACAAGGGTCAAGAAGACTTACAGGTACACAAAAATATTGAGCACCAAacaaaggtaaaattcacaatgtccaTGCTACTATTAGTtataagaaagctggagtggctattTTACTATTAGCAAAGTGTATTTCACACCAGAGAACACCATCAAGGATAAAGAAGGTCATCTCATACGACAAACAAGTCAATTCATCACAAGGACATAACTATTAAAGATGTATGTCCTCGGTAATAGAGTTTTAAAtccatgaaacaaaaactgaaaga
This genomic window contains:
- the TEX101 gene encoding testis-expressed protein 101 isoform X1 translates to MGTRRAQSLLFLLLLGAASLASVQNLNCHKGVFTSIEEDPSSMFNWTTEKVESCEGGSFCQESLLMVKAGAKTAVLATKGCIYDGTQAVTYVQHSPPPGIITVSYTSYCEDSFCNGRKDLQELWRPAETLEASRAPSTSVPFYCPTCVALGTCVTAPSLPCPNDTTQCYQGRLQITGGGINSFLEVKGCTSITGCRLMAGFFTIGPMWVKEVCPYQSLPQPRKTENGATRLPVSVWRFELLLLLLLQ
- the TEX101 gene encoding testis-expressed protein 101 isoform X2, producing the protein MGTRRAQSLLFLLLLGAASLASVQNLNCHKGVFTSIEEDPSSMFNWTTEKVESCEGGSFCQESLLMVKAGAKTAVLATKGCIYDGTQAVTYVQHSPPPGIITVSYTSYCEDSFCNGRKDLQELWRPAETLEASRAPSTSVPFYCPTCVALGTCVTAPSLPCPNDTTQCYQGRLQITGGPMWVKEVCPYQSLPQPRKTENGATRLPVSVWRFELLLLLLLQ